In Peromyscus leucopus breed LL Stock chromosome 16_21, UCI_PerLeu_2.1, whole genome shotgun sequence, a single genomic region encodes these proteins:
- the LOC114686361 gene encoding HLA class II histocompatibility antigen, DO alpha chain isoform X2, with translation MGSYGPAFYQSYDASGQFTHEFDGEQIFSVDLKSKEVVWRLPEFGDFLYSDFQSGLTSIAMIGAHLDVLVERSNRTRAISVPPRVTVLPKSRVELGKPNVLICVVEDIFPPVISITWLRNNQPVTKGVTQTSFYSQPNHRFRKFHYLTFVPSAEDVYDCRVEHWGLDAPLLQHWEPQVLTPPPDTTETLVCGLGLAVGFVGFLLGTVLIITGNHSYKRTP, from the exons ATGGGCTCCTATGGGCCGGCCTTCTACCAGTCTTACGATGCTTCTGGACAGTTCACACACGAATTCGATGGGGAACAAATTTTCTCTGTGGACCTGAAGAGCAAGGAGGTCGTGTGGCGTCTGCCTGAGTTTGGGGACTTCCTATACTCGGACTTTCAGAGTGGGCTGACCAGCATTGCCATGATCGGAGCTCATCTGGACGTCTTGGTGGAACGCTCCAACCGAACCAGAGCCATCAGTG TGCCTCCCAGGGTGACCGTCCTCCCCAAGTCTCGCGTGGAGCTGGGAAAGCCCAATGTCCTCATCTGCGTGGTGGAAGATATCTTTCCCCCTGTGATCAGCATCACCTGGCTGCGCAACAACCAGCCCGTCACCAAGGGAGTGACCCAGACCAGCTTCTACTCCCAGCCTAACCACAGGTTCCGGAAGTTCCACTACCTGACCTTCGTGCCCTCAGCCGAGGACGTGTATGACTGCAGGGTAGAGCACTGGGGCCTGGACGCACCGCTCCTGCAGCACTGGG AGCCCCAGGTGCTTACCCCACCACCAGACACCACAGAGACGCTGGTCTGTGGCCTGGGCCTGGCCGTCGGCTTTGTGGGCTTCCTTCTGGGCACGGTTCTCATCATCACAG GTAACCACTCCTATAAGAGAACCCCTTGA
- the LOC114686361 gene encoding HLA class II histocompatibility antigen, DO alpha chain isoform X1, translating into MVLRVELVLVLRTLITFLSPQGVWAIKADHMGSYGPAFYQSYDASGQFTHEFDGEQIFSVDLKSKEVVWRLPEFGDFLYSDFQSGLTSIAMIGAHLDVLVERSNRTRAISVPPRVTVLPKSRVELGKPNVLICVVEDIFPPVISITWLRNNQPVTKGVTQTSFYSQPNHRFRKFHYLTFVPSAEDVYDCRVEHWGLDAPLLQHWEPQVLTPPPDTTETLVCGLGLAVGFVGFLLGTVLIITGNHSYKRTP; encoded by the exons ATGGTACTCCGTGTGGAGCTGGTCCTCGTTCTCCGCACCCTGATAACCTTCCTGAGTCCCCAGGGAGTATGGGCCATCAAGG CTGACCACATGGGCTCCTATGGGCCGGCCTTCTACCAGTCTTACGATGCTTCTGGACAGTTCACACACGAATTCGATGGGGAACAAATTTTCTCTGTGGACCTGAAGAGCAAGGAGGTCGTGTGGCGTCTGCCTGAGTTTGGGGACTTCCTATACTCGGACTTTCAGAGTGGGCTGACCAGCATTGCCATGATCGGAGCTCATCTGGACGTCTTGGTGGAACGCTCCAACCGAACCAGAGCCATCAGTG TGCCTCCCAGGGTGACCGTCCTCCCCAAGTCTCGCGTGGAGCTGGGAAAGCCCAATGTCCTCATCTGCGTGGTGGAAGATATCTTTCCCCCTGTGATCAGCATCACCTGGCTGCGCAACAACCAGCCCGTCACCAAGGGAGTGACCCAGACCAGCTTCTACTCCCAGCCTAACCACAGGTTCCGGAAGTTCCACTACCTGACCTTCGTGCCCTCAGCCGAGGACGTGTATGACTGCAGGGTAGAGCACTGGGGCCTGGACGCACCGCTCCTGCAGCACTGGG AGCCCCAGGTGCTTACCCCACCACCAGACACCACAGAGACGCTGGTCTGTGGCCTGGGCCTGGCCGTCGGCTTTGTGGGCTTCCTTCTGGGCACGGTTCTCATCATCACAG GTAACCACTCCTATAAGAGAACCCCTTGA